In Miscanthus floridulus cultivar M001 chromosome 19, ASM1932011v1, whole genome shotgun sequence, the DNA window TAGCTCATCATAAGTTTCATGAGACTGAATTGTACATTTCCACTGAATCTTAATGTTGCAGGCAGTGGAGCAGTTGAAGTTACGTCATCACAAGCCTTTGAAATTTCATGAGAGATATCGGCCTTATCTGAGAGATGCAGGTTTGCTTGGGCTCGCACAAATTTGCCAGAAGATGCCTCAGTTGGACAAAGCATTGATTACTGCCCTTGTTGAGCGTTGGAGGCCAGAGACCCATAGCTTCCACTTGGCCTCCGGGGAGATAACTGTTACACTTCAAGATGTCGCAATGTTGTTTGCTCTTCCTATTGATGGCCGTCCGGTTTGTTCTACCACTGATCATGATTATGCGCAAGTGGTCCTTGATTGTTTAGGCCAGGATGCAAGGGGGCCAGCAATGCCTGGAAAGTCCTTCCTGCATTACAAATGGCTTAAGAAAAACTTCTATGAATTACCAGAGGAGGCGGATGATATGAAAGTTGAAAGGCATGTTCGAGCATATATACTGAGCCTTTTATGCGGGGTGCTCTTTCCAGATGGGACAGGAAGGATGAGTCTGATATATCTTCCTCTGATTGCTGATCTTTCACGTGTTAGCACATACAGCTGGGGTTCTGCAGTTCTGTCATTCCTGTACCGATCTCTTTGCTCGGTTGCCTCCTCCCACAATATCAAGAATATTGGCGGTTCATTGCTTCTCTTGCAGCTTTGGAGTTGGGAGCGCTTTCATGTTGGCAGACCATTGGTTCGGTCTCCTTTATGCACAGAGATAGGCATTGAACAGGACTTACCTCCAATCGGCTTCCGTTGGGTGGGGGCACGCACACAAAGTGAGAATGCTACTCGCTGCCTTAAGCAGTACAGAGATGAACTGAACCTTCAGCGAGTTGATCAGGTGAAGTGGGAACCCTACCTGCAGATAGAGTCCTCAACCTTACCCCCACTTTGTACAAGAGACGCGGACCTGTGGCTTACACAAGCTCCATTAATAAACTTCCCTATAGTTGAAATGTATTTGCCCGAGCGAGTGATGCGGCAATTCGGGCTTCGACAATGCATTCCACCACCTTTCCGGCCTACGCTACAGTCATTACATCGTATTAGCAGACGTGGCAAAGAACGAGAGAACTGGGAAGAAACACACCATGAGTATATCCAGGAATGGGAAGCACGACAACAGCGCATATTTCGAGATACAGAGCAATATGACCCATCTTCTTATGAGGAGTATCTGCGCTGGTACTCAGGAGCAACACGGCGGTACCTTGTCCCAGCAACCAGTGATGACATAGAAGCGGGACCTTCAGCTCCAACTGATGATTCCTTAGATCTTCAGTACCAAGCCAAGTCTCCAATAATCCGCAAAGCAGTAAAACACTAATCTCTTATTTAGTTCACATTTCTGGAAATAATTTTCATGCACTGTTTAAGATTTGAGTACAAGCACAACTTCTTCAATCAAATTACTATGCATATAGTGAACCAGTATTTAATTTGAAGTATTCCCTAACTGTTGTAGGTTGATAAACTGGAAGGTATGGTGAAGAAGGCCAAGAGAGCCATGACAACTACAGCTGATGCAACCACTCAAGCCTTGGTTGCTGAGTTTTTGCATGGCTTTGAAGATGTCTTGCAAGATCTTGGTGAGATCCAGAATAATAGTGACTCAGCTGTTCCACCTTTTCATTCGGATACTAGTCCACATGTTGATGCAGCTGCAAGTCAACATACACCTCAACTTTTGCTTGAAGCTCAAGAAAATATAGATACCAACCAAGAAGGGCAACAAGAGGAAGATGAAGAACTTAACACAGTGGAGCGCGCTTCATTTGCCCTGGAGCCTATGGAAGAGGAAAACGACTTCTCGATCAATGTGCTCCCTGAAAATCCTTCACTGGGTGTGGAGGAAAACTGTGATTCAGCTGCACCAGCCACTGAGATTTGTGATGCAGCCACTCCCGTGACTGATTTGGTTGTTCCTCGATCGGATGAGGATCTCCATCAAGATCAACATCTAGAAGACCACCTTGAAATGGAGCAGACTATATTGATGGTGGACTATATTGATGGTGGAGCCTAAGTGTGAGGAACAGGACGACCCAGGGTTAGTAGCTCTAGGTACTGAATCATGTACCGTACAGCAGAGCCTTGAAGTAGTAGAGGCTGAGGATCAGGAAAACCCTAGCACAGCTGAACATGGCGTCATGATAGTGGAGCATACCGGTGAGGAAAACAACAATTGCAATGGCATTTATTCTTCCTGCCCACCGTCATCTGCCATTGTTGATCCCATCCAAATCGAGCAGTGATTATCTGTGTTAGTTAATGTAGGGATTAGAAGCATTTTTTTTAAGATTTGACATGAGATTGTTAGTTCTTTTGTTGCTGGTGGCATGGGGTTGATTCTGTAACTTGTTTCGTCGTGATTATCCTGATATCATCAGTCACAGTAAAATTGTTTGCCTCGTGCAGTTGTGCCGATGGCAATTGTCGCAACTCTATCAAACCATCGCCCATGTTGCTCCAATTGCCATGCCTGTGATTTGTGAACGGCTCTTGTATATTAATCCAAATGTCATGCGTGTAAGTTCTGACTGGCGACAGTGGCAGTGACCGGCCTTGTGCAGGCTTCTTCTAGCCCTGTACAGTAATGTTCTCGTGCTTTCTGCTGCCACATGCTCATGTGTCCCAAATCATGGTTGCCAGGGTGCCTTGAACAGGCATGTCAGTGTCCCAAATCATGGTTGCCAGGGTCCCAAATCATGGTTGCCTGTTTGGCATACCCCATATctggcttgttcgacttcttttttcaactggaacagtgtttttctctcacaacaatttagccagaacaatatttttcagccaatttcagcaaAAATttagccagccgaacggggctaCATCATGAACCCATATGTCAGATGCGCATTCACACAGAATGGGTAAGACAATGAACCCGTTGAATTTGTTGAATGATTTGTTAAGAATATTGTGGGAGTGTCATAGCTCCTTGGCACTGTAGGTCACATATATTGCCACCAGCACTGTTCACAACCCCCCTCCCCCCGGCGAAAAAAAAAGTGCGCCGAGTTAGTAGTTCACAAACATTGACCAAACTGTTTGGCCgtttaggccctgttcggctggtagaattttggttgaaaaacactgttctggatgaaaaaagaagccgaacaaaccgaatataagGTAAACCGAACGGGCCTATGGGTCGTAGCCTCATTGGTGTCTTATTCACCTGCCGACAAAGCCCTGAAAGCGAAACGCTTCTGCTCCGAGCCGGAGCGTTCCTATCAGTCGGAGCGTTCCGATAAGAAGCTGATGCTTTGTCAGGTGTCAGCTGTATGTATGGTTGACAGGCTGAACGCGGAGACAGAAAAATCCGGTGTAAACCAGCTCGCAAGGTGCTACTAAAGTACTAGTATGTTGTAAGATTAATGAAAACTCTTTAAAACATGGTCAAATTGAAGATGCTATGTACTCGTCTGGAAAGAAGGCGTGACAAATTGCACGCAAAAATTCCTCTGTTGCTTTCCAACGTCTACCATCACAGTGAAAGACTTTTTTTTTCACCTACTAGTATTTTTAGTACTAAAAAGATCTACCTTTTCTTTGTACAAACACTACTAGTGAGTAGCGACTAGAGTGAAGCTACAAGGCTGTCGCACCGTGCCGAAGCGAAAGACAGCCGGTCGTTCTCGAGGTCGTACACGACGTGCGTGTTCTGCTGCTGGAAGTTGCCGATGACGGTCTGCTCCCCGGGCGCCGCGTCCAGCACGACGCACATGACGCGCGCACCGAGGTCCTCGAACACGTAGTTGCCGCGCGGCAGCTCCCAGTCGGCGCCCTCCAGGTGCAGCGTCAGCGACGGGACGGGCGGGCGGCGCCAGAGCGCCGTCACGGGGAGCGCGAAGCAGAGGTCGAGCGCCGACCCCTCCACGCCGCTGGGCGGCAGCCCGACCTGCGCCGCGAACTCCGCCTTCACGGCCTCGTACACTTGGTCGGGGAGCGTCGTGATGGACGCGCCGGAGTCGATGATCGTCGACCGGAACTTGGCCTCCGGGACCGGCAGCCGTGTCTTGCCCACGGATATGCCCTTGAGCGACAGGAAGTAGAGCGACGGCTGCGAGGGGTTCTTGAGGAGCGGGGTGGTCCGGACCTCGCCGCTGATGTGCGCGTGGCTGTAGAGCGCGGCCGCCGGCGCGCCGCCGAGAGTGAGGAGGCTGCTCTTGGACTCGAACATGGAGGTGAAGCAGTGGGAGAAGCTCGTGACGTTGAGCTGGGAGGGCAGCGACCACCTCCCCCTGCCGAAGCCGGCAACGCCGGTCTCGTTCGACTGGAACACGCCCTTGTTCAAGTGGCCGCAGCCGAAGGTCAGGCGCCGCGTGGGgaggccgtcgccattgccgccgccgaagGTGAAGCGGTCGGTGGCGATCTCGCCGACGGTGACCGACTTGTCGCCGTAGTGGTAGACGTAGGCGCAGCTCCGGTTGTTGCCCCagctccggccgccgccgccgcacgacgTGAACGGGAGCGCGCGGCACCGCGGCGCGCCGCAGGGGAGCGCGGCGTACGTGGAGGACGCCGCGGGGTCCAGGACCGGGAGGCCCTGGTCGAAGCAGTCGCGGCAGGGCGCGCACTGCGTCCAGACGAGGTCGCTGCCGGTGTCGAGCGTCAGCGCCACGGGCCGCGGCGGCGTGCCGACCGCCAGGCGCACCAGGTACTCGTTCGTCAcgatcccgccgccgccggcgccgagcCCGGCGCCCACGGGGCGGCGCTCGTCGTCGTGCGAGGCGGACAGGAGCCGGCGGCGCGCCCTGGCGCGGTGCGCCATTCGCCGCACGAGCTCGGGCCTCGTGAGGCCGTGGCCGGCGTCGGCGTGCGTGAGCAGCGCCGCCACGACGCCGGCGCCGGAGACAGGCACCGCGCGCACGGGGAGCACGATCAGTACCAGCAACGCCACGAGCTGCTTCATCCCTTGTATTGAGATTACAGGAGCTTTGCACTGCATATTTATGCGTCCTAAAGCACGCGGCTAGTCATGGCGATTAGAGACTCGTAGATGAAGCACTGGATATAGTAGTTCAGAGGAGTGAGGAGGAGAAGCAGTTGGGTGATGTGCCACCGATGCCTACTTGTTGGCAGAAGCCGGTGACATTGTTTTTGTCAAAAGAAAAGAACATTGTATACGCCGTCGTTTTGGCATGTACTCCACTTTCTTCAATATTTTGTACCCTCGGCGCGACAAAGCAAGACGTAGGTAAGAACTGGTGAAGACGCCCAGGGACGGCACCAGCGTGTATGTTTGACCCCTCCTCGACTGCCTTGTGTAAACACAGCAGAAGGCAGGATGGACAATTGGACATACTCCCTCCAGTCCCAACTCCCAAATAAGTGCGCTTCTACCTTTTAAAATTTATCTCCAAATAAGTGTATTTATAGGTTTAGCCCAACTAATTATAGTAGACTTTTTTACTCTCTTTACTTTCAAAGTGCAATCATTATATGAAAAACGTGCAATGGGACGGTCGCGGAAAAAATACAATCATTATATGTAATTGATCTtacttattttcttcttcttttgacgcAATGCGAACAATCTTATCGAGCTGCTGTGGAACACGAAATATGACATAGtagtttgtttcttttttttccgAAGGAAATGTATAAACCTGCCCTACATGACAGATCAGAACATCTTGGTTAGGTGACAGCAGATAATTTAGGACGAAGCTGAGCTATGCACAAACGGAGGTCAGAAATAAACTGTAAACACCACAAAATTGGACTAATTAGTTCCTCGAATCGACAAAGCCCTTGGAAGAAGATACTATAATATTCATCTGTGCTGTACTATACTATCAATACTTCTAGGCAATTGAACTTCAATGCCACAAACTTTTGGTATGCTCAACCAATCAAAGCAGACTGTGCCCTAAGGACAAGGAGGATCTGCTTGCAAAGATCTTCCAAAAACTCTGAATATGCAACTGGCTTTATCTCATTAAATTTTGCAAGGAAAGAATGTTTGATAGCATCGATAAGTACTTCACACAAAAAGACCAATGACGCATTAATAAGAAAGCCGTCAAACCATGGACCCTCTGCTTCCAACACATTTTGAGCAAGAACAAATAGCAGAAAGGCCGTGATGTGAAATCGCTCAATGATGTCATAGTATATACCAAATTATGAAGATTCTCTTTGCTAACACGCTTACATACATTACTTTTTAATCTCAGCAAAATTGTTTGATACCAGTAGAGCCAATAATGCATTGTTGTGGGCAGTAATACATGTTGACAGGGTGATCGCCTGAGCTAACAAGACAAATGAATGTACAACAAATGCAACAACGGCTATCGCCTCTCTCgatcttaatacaatgatacgcacgctttttacgtattcgagaaagaagaaaacaacaacaacaatggctATCGCCTCGTCCAAAATGAACCGCATCATTCAGATCCCAATAACACAATCGGTCGGTGCTGTGTTGAGGCTTGCTTTGTCTCAAAGTCATGGCTTTTATTagactgtgtttagttcgcgaaatgaacatttttgatgtcacatcggatgtttcggggatgtcggaaggggttttcggatactaataaaaaaaattaattacatagctcgtctgaaaactacgagacgaatttattaagcctaattaattcatcattaacgcatgttagttactgtagcacatatgcctaatcatggactaattagtcttaaaacattcgtctcgtgattttcaaccaaactgtgcaattagttttttttcgtctatatttaatactccatacatgtgtcgcaagattcgatgtgataatttagggtgaaaattttttggaactaaaccaggccttagtGCATCAACTGTTGCTTCATTCGGGGAAGAAAAGGATCGCACGATATCTACAGAAATGGCGTTTCATGGTTGTTTTGGGCTTCAACCCTGAAACGCACGACTCCATCCCAAAAGGAAACCCTGACGCTGACGGAGACCGGCAGCACTGGCACCTCACTGATCCCTTTTGACAAAAACGTCCAGTAAACCGTTGTTTTCACCAACCACCTGGCGGGGGAGGCGTCTTTGTCCGCACCGGCCGGAAATCATCGCATCCATCGGGGGCCGCCCGGCCGGTGTGCAGACTGCAGAGAGCAGAGTCAACCAGGGTGGGTAGGCGAGCTCCACCACCGGTACGAACGCTCCTCTCACCTCTCTCCAGATGGCTATTTTTCTTCCTCTAGGGATAACTAATTGTAGCCTGTAGCTGTAGTGATGATCAGAGTAGCTTTGGTTCCTGCAATCAGCGTGAGGCGTGGTGCCTGATGCAATCATGCAATCGGTTTTGAGGCTGGAAAGAATGGTGTGATAAGATtttcttcagcctgttcgcttgttggtttcagctagcccAAACTagtcagtcaacagtgttttcctctcacaacaaaccagcaccagccagttcaaaccagcccagaaaccaaccagcgaacaggccgaagcgGTCTTGCCTATCATGTGGTCGCGGCTCTGTGTGCGTCTTTTTTAACAACAAAAACTGTATTGTGATTTCGATGTTGTATGTAGTTCCACggagaaaaaaaaaagctttGGATTTTCTATGCCATCTGAAACTACAAAGAGATAAGTATTTTTTATAAGAGTCATAACATatttaacaaaaaaaaagaggaaTCCACTAGTAAGATTCTTGCTCTTCAGTGTCGGCCTTATGATAATGCAGGCCTCGTGGCTAGGCAAACTGTCAAGATCACTTACCAGACACTTCGGGAGGAGGGTCACCTCCCACTTAACAGCAAGCAAACAGATTAAGAGCTCATCTATCCCCTTGTTATTTCTGCGAGCGAGGCGGGTCAATGACATGTTGACAATGCGCAAAAACATATACTCTTGCACACGTACGACCAACCAGATCCCTGTAGACATTAAAAAAAAACAGATCCCTGTAGTGTAGCGACCACTGGTCAATAAACATGCACCTAGCTGCCCTCTTTTTTCTATGCCTGTGTTTAGTTGCCACGCCAAATTCcaaaaaagtactacagtacccatcacatcaaattttgcgatacgtgcatgaagcattaaatgtaggcgaaaataaaaactaattgcacagtttggttggaaatcacgagacgaacgttttgagtctaattagaccatgattgaacactaattgccaaataaaaacaaaagtgctacggtagcccaaaatccaaaattcactCAACTAAACACCCTTTATGTGAAAGCAGCCAGAATTCAACGGCCGTGTTATTGTTAGGAGAGCATCGGAGCAGAGCATCCTGATCGAGCTGAGCTTTGTAGTCGCCGGTGCACTCGGTGACACCGACCGTGCGTTAGGCCGGCCGCGGCGAGGGCGACCGGCCGACGACGTCGACGGCGGCGTATAAAATGACCTGGAATCCTTAATTTGCCACCGGCGAGCAGGACAAGACAGATGGTTAGTCAAATGCTACGGAATCTAGCGGTGGTTGCGTGTTGACGTGTAACGTACGTGTTGGAGCCGATTAGTTGGTGTACGGTGCAAATGATTTGCTCGTGCTTTCGGACATCAGCAGAAATACTCTGTACGTACGCGTACGTACTCCCCTCCCTGTGCAGCTGAGACTTGAAATTAGGATGTGATATGGATATTTAGGATAAGGATATCCGTGATGCATGTT includes these proteins:
- the LOC136527888 gene encoding serine/threonine-protein phosphatase 7 long form homolog; its protein translation is MSPTKRRGGGRCGHGRGRGAVAEKDMDHLETSAPSSPSTSDREDQPVLIPRQSPACYVGPSEVSSTLLNPKINHRSDAIFGDQAVEQLKLRHHKPLKFHERYRPYLRDAGLLGLAQICQKMPQLDKALITALVERWRPETHSFHLASGEITVTLQDVAMLFALPIDGRPVCSTTDHDYAQVVLDCLGQDARGPAMPGKSFLHYKWLKKNFYELPEEADDMKVERHVRAYILSLLCGVLFPDGTGRMSLIYLPLIADLSRVSTYSWGSAVLSFLYRSLCSVASSHNIKNIGGSLLLLQLWSWERFHVGRPLVRSPLCTEIGIEQDLPPIGFRWVGARTQSENATRCLKQYRDELNLQRVDQVKWEPYLQIESSTLPPLCTRDADLWLTQAPLINFPIVEMYLPERVMRQFGLRQCIPPPFRPTLQSLHRISRRGKERENWEETHHEYIQEWEARQQRIFRDTEQYDPSSYEEYLRWYSGATRRYLVPATSDDIEAGPSAPTDDSLDLQYQAKSPIIRKAVDKLEGMVKKAKRAMTTTADATTQALVAEFLHGFEDVLQDLGEIQNNSDSAVPPFHSDTSPHVDAAASQHTPQLLLEAQENIDTNQEGQQEEDEELNTVERASFALEPMEEENDFSINVLPENPSLGVEENCDSAAPATEICDAATPVTDLVVPRSDEDLHQDQHLEDHLEMEQTILMVDYIDGGA
- the LOC136529056 gene encoding aspartic proteinase nepenthesin-1-like yields the protein MQCKAPVISIQGMKQLVALLVLIVLPVRAVPVSGAGVVAALLTHADAGHGLTRPELVRRMAHRARARRRLLSASHDDERRPVGAGLGAGGGGIVTNEYLVRLAVGTPPRPVALTLDTGSDLVWTQCAPCRDCFDQGLPVLDPAASSTYAALPCGAPRCRALPFTSCGGGGRSWGNNRSCAYVYHYGDKSVTVGEIATDRFTFGGGNGDGLPTRRLTFGCGHLNKGVFQSNETGVAGFGRGRWSLPSQLNVTSFSHCFTSMFESKSSLLTLGGAPAAALYSHAHISGEVRTTPLLKNPSQPSLYFLSLKGISVGKTRLPVPEAKFRSTIIDSGASITTLPDQVYEAVKAEFAAQVGLPPSGVEGSALDLCFALPVTALWRRPPVPSLTLHLEGADWELPRGNYVFEDLGARVMCVVLDAAPGEQTVIGNFQQQNTHVVYDLENDRLSFASARCDSLVASL